Proteins encoded by one window of Salvia splendens isolate huo1 chromosome 5, SspV2, whole genome shotgun sequence:
- the LOC121804901 gene encoding esterase OVCA2-like isoform X2 — protein MEAANFGKKKILCLHGFRTSGSFLKMQISKWDPSVFAPFVLDFPDGIYPAGGKSEIEAIFPPPYFEWFQFSKDFTGQTNLEACIDYLCNYMETNGPFHGFLGFSQGAALSALLLAYQAQGKILKKHPPIALFVSISGSKFKDPAISEVAYKELIKVRSVHFVGERHWQKLPSEELAAAFEHPLIIRHPQGHTVPRLGTATLFI, from the exons ATGGAAGCTGCAAACTTTGGAAAGAAGAAAATCTTGTGCTTACATGGATTCAGAACCAGTGGGAGCTTCCTCAAAATGCAAATCAGCAAATGGGATCCCTCAGTTTTTGCTCCTTTTGTCCTG GATTTCCCAGACGGTATTTACCCTGCAGGAGGGAAATCCGAGATTGAGGCCATATTTCCACCCCCTTATTTTGAATGGTTTCAATTCAGTAAG GATTTTACGGGGCAGACGAACTTGGAAGCATGTATAGACTACTTGTGCAACTACATGGAAACAAATGGTCCATTTCATGGCTTTTTAGGCTTCTCTCAG GGGGCTGCATTGTCAGCACTTCTACTTGCATACCAAGCACAG GGAAAGATATTGAAGAAGCATCCTCCTATAGCCCTGTTTGTATCCATATCCGGGTCGAAATTTAAGGATCCAGCCATATCTGAGGTTGCTTACAAAGAGCTCATCAAGGTTAGATCAGTTCATTTTGTTGGTGAGAGACATTGGCAAAAACTGCCTTCTGAGGAGCTGGCTGCAGCGTTCGAACACCCTTTAATCATACGGCACCCTCAAGGCCACACCGTGCCTCGCCTAGGTACTGCCACTCTCTTCATCTGA
- the LOC121804901 gene encoding esterase OVCA2-like isoform X1: protein MEAANFGKKKILCLHGFRTSGSFLKMQISKWDPSVFAPFVLDFPDGIYPAGGKSEIEAIFPPPYFEWFQFSKDFTGQTNLEACIDYLCNYMETNGPFHGFLGFSQGAALSALLLAYQAQGKILKKHPPIALFVSISGSKFKDPAISEVAYKELIKVRSVHFVGERHWQKLPSEELAAAFEHPLIIRHPQGHTVPRLDEEAVEKVSSWIRHGVVLQRSINVEIKHENRKKAKNGEMSWLKGKL from the exons ATGGAAGCTGCAAACTTTGGAAAGAAGAAAATCTTGTGCTTACATGGATTCAGAACCAGTGGGAGCTTCCTCAAAATGCAAATCAGCAAATGGGATCCCTCAGTTTTTGCTCCTTTTGTCCTG GATTTCCCAGACGGTATTTACCCTGCAGGAGGGAAATCCGAGATTGAGGCCATATTTCCACCCCCTTATTTTGAATGGTTTCAATTCAGTAAG GATTTTACGGGGCAGACGAACTTGGAAGCATGTATAGACTACTTGTGCAACTACATGGAAACAAATGGTCCATTTCATGGCTTTTTAGGCTTCTCTCAG GGGGCTGCATTGTCAGCACTTCTACTTGCATACCAAGCACAG GGAAAGATATTGAAGAAGCATCCTCCTATAGCCCTGTTTGTATCCATATCCGGGTCGAAATTTAAGGATCCAGCCATATCTGAGGTTGCTTACAAAGAGCTCATCAAGGTTAGATCAGTTCATTTTGTTGGTGAGAGACATTGGCAAAAACTGCCTTCTGAGGAGCTGGCTGCAGCGTTCGAACACCCTTTAATCATACGGCACCCTCAAGGCCACACCGTGCCTCGCCTAG ATGAAGAGGCTGTTGAGAAGGTCTCTAGCTGGATTAGGCATGGTGTAGTGTTGCAGAGGAGCATCAATGTCGAAATCAAACACGAAAACAGGAAGAAGGCGAAGAATGGAGAAATGAGTTGGCTGAAGGGAAAACTGTGA